The following are encoded together in the Methylomonas methanica MC09 genome:
- a CDS encoding LysR family transcriptional regulator gives MELIHLRILLALKRHGTLSAAAETLNLTQSALSHQIKNLEQRLGVTLWYKQGRSLVLSQAGRYLSEVAESVIATVDSAENHLAQLAKGKTGKLTIGIECHACYEWFRNILQPYLRAWPDLTVEVTSRYRFESFEAIRQYKLDAVLTSDPVDNGLLSYQPLFDFELVLIVADNHPLASRTEITPDDLRGETVLTYPVARERLDMFRKVLQPAGIEPAAHIQVEETDIMLQLAAAGRGVCLLPEWLLADKSAKLGLTGLRFASLPIGKTMYLACRHEDAELEYLQWLVEHAGGAVK, from the coding sequence ATGGAATTGATCCACTTGCGCATCCTGCTGGCGTTAAAACGCCACGGCACACTCAGTGCCGCCGCCGAAACCCTGAATCTAACCCAATCGGCGTTGTCGCATCAAATCAAAAACCTGGAACAACGCTTGGGCGTGACGCTGTGGTACAAGCAGGGCCGTTCGCTGGTGTTGAGCCAGGCCGGGCGCTATTTATCCGAGGTGGCCGAGTCGGTGATCGCCACCGTCGACTCGGCGGAAAACCACTTGGCGCAACTGGCCAAAGGCAAAACCGGCAAATTGACCATCGGCATCGAATGCCACGCCTGTTACGAATGGTTCCGCAACATTCTGCAACCCTATCTGCGCGCCTGGCCGGATTTGACGGTCGAAGTCACCTCGCGTTACCGCTTCGAATCGTTCGAAGCCATCCGTCAATACAAACTGGATGCGGTGCTGACCTCGGACCCGGTCGATAACGGCCTGCTGAGTTACCAGCCGCTGTTCGATTTTGAGCTAGTTTTGATAGTTGCTGATAACCACCCTTTGGCTAGCCGCACTGAGATCACGCCCGACGATTTACGTGGCGAAACCGTGTTGACCTACCCGGTAGCCCGCGAACGGCTGGACATGTTCCGCAAGGTGCTGCAACCGGCCGGCATCGAACCCGCCGCCCATATTCAAGTCGAGGAAACCGACATCATGCTGCAACTGGCCGCCGCCGGCCGCGGCGTCTGTTTGCTGCCGGAATGGCTGCTAGCCGACAAATCCGCCAAACTGGGTTTGACCGGGCTGCGCTTTGCTAGTTTGCCCATCGGTAAGACCATGTATCTGGCCTGCCGACACGAGGATGCGGAGCTGGAATATTTACAATGGCTGGTGGAACATGCCGGTGGTGCGGTGAAGTGA
- the metE gene encoding 5-methyltetrahydropteroyltriglutamate--homocysteine S-methyltransferase encodes MTKIHNLGFPRIGAKRELKFALEAYWKGESSRDDLKTLGQQLRQRHWQLQSGLDWVPVGDFAFYDQVLDMSFTLGNLPERVQDFHGDALDNYFRVARGRSAQSASNAQCCGGVAAGEMTKWFDTNYHYIVPEFTAATEFKLDASRLLEQLAEAKAQGVTVKPVIIGPVTYLWLGKAKDDSNKLALLPKLLPVYAELLETLAAQGVEWVQIDEPILVTELDAEWRHAFNTAYHNLQDSRVKLLLATYFGQLAENRNLAANLPVAGLHVDAVNGRDDIEPLIIRLSADKVLSLGVINGRNIWKTDLNAVLDWLEPIAQQLGERLWLAPSCSLLHVPVDLDSEQKLDAEIKSWLAFAKQKLGELQVLATALNRGRDAVKAELDANRAAIKARRNSSRVNNPAVKAALAKIDAKLGQRQSSYAQRALKQAALLKLPKFPTTTIGSFPQTSEIRLARSQFKSGKLDAAGYKAAMRAEIARCVREQEALGLDVFVHGEAERNDMVEYFGEQLNGYAFSQSGWVQSYGSRCVKPPILFGDISRPQPMTVEWISYAQSLTDTPMKGMLTGPVTILNWSFVRDDQPRSVTCKQLALAIREEVLDLEKAGIGVIQIDEAALREGLPLRKSQWQEYLDWAVESFRITANGVADETQIHTHMCYSEFNDIIAAIADMDADAITIETSRSDMELLDAFEHFNYPNGIGPGVYDIHSPNIPSEQHIVALMHKAAERVPTEQLWVNPDCGLKTRQWAEVIPALTNMVAAAKTLRASLG; translated from the coding sequence ATGACGAAAATTCACAATTTAGGTTTCCCCCGGATCGGTGCCAAGCGCGAGCTAAAGTTTGCTTTGGAAGCTTACTGGAAAGGCGAGTCCTCGCGAGACGATCTGAAAACGCTTGGCCAGCAGTTACGCCAACGCCATTGGCAACTGCAATCCGGATTGGATTGGGTGCCGGTCGGGGATTTTGCCTTTTACGACCAAGTGCTGGACATGAGCTTTACCTTGGGCAACTTGCCCGAACGGGTGCAAGATTTCCACGGCGATGCCCTGGACAATTACTTTCGCGTCGCTCGTGGCCGTTCAGCGCAATCCGCCAGCAATGCTCAGTGCTGCGGGGGCGTAGCCGCCGGCGAAATGACCAAATGGTTCGATACCAACTACCACTACATCGTGCCCGAATTCACTGCCGCCACTGAATTCAAGCTGGATGCTTCCCGCTTGCTGGAACAACTGGCGGAAGCCAAGGCCCAGGGCGTCACCGTCAAGCCGGTGATTATCGGCCCAGTCACTTATCTGTGGTTAGGCAAGGCCAAGGACGATTCCAACAAGCTCGCGCTGTTGCCCAAGCTGCTGCCGGTTTACGCCGAATTGCTGGAAACGCTTGCCGCTCAAGGCGTCGAATGGGTACAGATCGACGAACCGATTCTGGTTACAGAACTTGATGCCGAGTGGCGACATGCTTTCAACACCGCATACCACAACTTGCAAGATAGCCGCGTCAAATTGTTGCTGGCGACCTATTTCGGCCAACTGGCGGAAAACCGCAATCTCGCCGCCAATCTGCCGGTGGCCGGCCTGCATGTCGATGCCGTCAACGGCCGCGACGACATCGAGCCGCTGATTATTCGATTATCAGCGGACAAGGTGTTGTCGCTTGGCGTGATCAACGGCCGCAATATCTGGAAGACCGACCTCAACGCCGTGCTGGATTGGCTTGAACCCATCGCACAACAACTGGGCGAACGCCTGTGGCTTGCGCCGTCGTGCTCGCTGCTGCACGTGCCGGTCGATCTGGACAGTGAGCAGAAACTCGACGCTGAAATCAAATCCTGGCTGGCCTTTGCCAAGCAGAAACTCGGCGAATTGCAGGTGCTGGCAACCGCACTCAACCGGGGGCGCGATGCGGTCAAAGCCGAACTGGACGCCAATCGCGCCGCCATCAAGGCGCGCCGCAACTCATCGCGGGTCAACAATCCGGCGGTCAAGGCCGCACTGGCCAAGATCGACGCAAAACTCGGCCAGCGCCAGAGCTCTTATGCGCAACGCGCGCTTAAGCAGGCCGCGTTGTTGAAACTACCCAAGTTCCCCACCACCACCATCGGTTCGTTTCCACAGACTTCGGAAATTCGCCTGGCACGTAGCCAATTCAAGTCCGGCAAACTGGATGCAGCCGGTTATAAAGCCGCCATGCGGGCCGAAATCGCCCGTTGCGTGCGCGAACAGGAGGCGCTGGGCCTGGACGTGTTCGTGCATGGCGAAGCCGAGCGTAACGACATGGTGGAATACTTCGGCGAACAGCTCAACGGCTACGCCTTCAGCCAGTCTGGCTGGGTGCAGTCTTACGGCTCGCGCTGCGTCAAACCGCCCATCCTGTTCGGCGACATCAGCCGTCCGCAGCCGATGACCGTCGAATGGATCAGTTACGCCCAATCGCTGACCGACACGCCAATGAAAGGCATGCTGACCGGGCCGGTGACCATCCTGAATTGGTCGTTCGTTCGCGACGATCAACCTCGCTCGGTCACCTGCAAGCAACTGGCGCTGGCTATCCGCGAGGAGGTGCTGGATCTGGAGAAGGCAGGGATTGGCGTGATACAAATCGACGAGGCGGCCTTGCGCGAAGGCTTGCCGCTACGCAAATCGCAATGGCAGGAGTATCTGGATTGGGCGGTGGAATCGTTCCGTATCACGGCTAACGGCGTGGCGGATGAGACGCAGATTCACACCCACATGTGCTATTCCGAGTTCAACGACATCATCGCTGCCATCGCCGATATGGATGCCGACGCCATCACCATCGAGACCTCGCGTTCCGACATGGAGTTGCTGGATGCGTTCGAGCATTTCAACTACCCGAATGGCATTGGCCCCGGCGTGTACGACATCCATTCCCCCAATATCCCGAGCGAACAGCATATCGTGGCACTGATGCACAAGGCCGCCGAGCGCGTTCCGACTGAACAACTGTGGGTCAATCCGGATTGCGGCCTGAAAACCCGCCAGTGGGCTGAGGTGATACCAGCGCTGACCAACATGGTGGCCGCCGCTAAAACCTTGCGTGCTTCGTTAGGCTAA